TCTCGCCCGGCAGACCGATCATGAAGTAGAGCTTGATCTTGTTCCAGCCCTGCTCATAGGCCGTTTTCACGCCCCGCAAGAGCTCTTCATTGGTCAGCCCCTTGTTGATAATGTCCCGCATTCGCTGGGTTCCGGCCTCCGGGGCAAAGGTAATCCCCGTATTCCGCGTTCCTCCCAGGATATTGGCAATATTTTCATCAAAGCGATCGACTCGCTGGCTCGGCAAAGACAGCGAAACGTTCTCATTTTTGAGGCGGTTCTTGACCTCCAGACCCACCGCCGGCAGCGCCAGATAGTCAGAGCAGCTTAGGGACAGCAGCGAAAACTCGTTGTAGCCCGTCGCCCGCATTCCCTTCTCGATGGCGTCTACCACCGACTCTGGGGCCACGTCCCGGGCAGGGCGAGTCAGCATCCCCGGCTGGCAGAACCGACAGCCGCGGGTACAGCCCCGCCGAATCTCCACCGTCAGGCGATCGTGGATGGTCTGGACAAACGGCACCAAGCCGATGGAGTAGGCCGGGATCGGCGTAGACACCCGCCGCAAAACCCGTGCTGGGACTCCGGGCCGGTTGGGGTGGACCGAGCCATCGGGCGCCATGTCATAGAACTGCGGCACATACACCCCCGGCACCTGGGCAAGGTCTAGCAGCAGCTCAGTCCGGCTCAGCCCTGCTACCTTGCCTTCCTCGATGACCAGCCCAATTTCGGGCAGCAGTTCCTCGCCATCCCCGAGAGCAATAAAGTCGAAGAAATCTGCATAGGGCTCGGGGTTAGACGTGGCCGTTTGTCCCCCGGCAAAGATCAGGGGATAGCTGCCCTGATCCACATTCCAGGTATCCTCCGCCGCGCGATCGCGCCACGTCAGGGGGATCCCAGCCAGAGACAGCATCTCCAGAATATTCGTCGCTCCCAGCTCGTAGCTGAGATTGAAACCCAAAATGTCAAAATGCGTGAGCGATCGCCGAGACTCCACCGCGAACAAAGGCGTTTGGGTCGATCGCAGACGCTCCGAAAGATCTGCCGCCGGTAGATAAGTGCGATCGCACAGCTGACGCGGCTGAGCATTGAGCACGTTGTACAAGATAATGTGCCCAAGATTCGATGCACCCAGTTCGTAGACTTCTGGATAGCTCAGCACCCAGCGGACTGCGGCAGTCTCCCAAGATTTATGAATCGCTCCTAACTCATTTCCCAGATAGCGCGCAGGGCGCAGGATTTCAGGCGTGAGCAACTCTTCAACGGTAACGGCCACAGCTGCACTCTCTTCCTAAACGTGATCACGGGGTCATAGATCATAGGCTATCAGGAGCAGACCCAAGATAGCCGCTCTCTTTCCTTCTCTTCCCAATTCCCCCAGATCCAGCCGCTAGGCGTTTCCCAGACCACCATCTGTCCTGATCGGAATTTTCTTCACCGACAAAATGACGAGTCAATGAGGTCTGATCGCGAGTCACTCAGCTACGGCAGCGTTGCTTCAAACGCAGCCACGCTCTCAAACATCGCAAAGGCGCGATCGAGCTGAGTCAGCTCAAAAATAATGCGGATAGACGGCGAAACAGAGCACAGCGCAAAACGACGATTGAGCGTATTCGCCAAGCTCAGACTAGCCACCAAAGCCATCAAGCCAGCGCTGTCTAACGACTCCACTTGCGCCATATCCACCAGTACAGCATCCCAATCCCCAGTCGAAACCACAGCGGTCAGCTCTTGCTTGAAAGCCTCTGCGTTAGAAGCATTGATATGTCCCACAGGGGAGAGCAGAGCGACATCAGGACGAATTAGAACGTTTTGCATGAGTGACATTCTCGAGGATAAAGGATTCGCGAACAGCAGAGGCAAGATGTCTTCGACCATAAACCTCGCTTCTTGGACATGGCCACTGGCTAGGATTCTTTTTGCTAAATCTTTATCCGTTTTCGCTGCTTCTGTAAAGTTTTTCGTAAGTATTTGTACGGGACTGTATTACTGACTACGGTCTGCATTTCGCAGCACACTCCCACTCACAAGTAATGTTTATTGAGATACACAAGTGCATTTTTCAGCATAATTGCGGAGACTGAGAATTATATTTATTTTCGTGTTACGGGTTTATTCTGATTAGACATTCGTTAATCGTGACTCAGATCACGATTGCATCAAGACTGCTATCACAGGGAAGCCCCTTGATTTAGCCGAAGATGTGAGGTAGTTGCAGTTTTTGAGCCCCTATGCATGCCCCCGCTCCCATTCGTCGCCTAGTCGAAAAGGCTCTTCATATCCGGCGGTTGACACCAGAGATCGAGAACGAGATTAACTATGAGCTGACCCGTCTTGGATACATCTCCGACGTTGACTACGAAGCGCTGGAGCTGCTGATGTCCGAGATGGATGCAGGACGCATCAAGCTCGTTCCCAACCTTTAAGATTTTTAGCCTTTAACTATGTTCCGGGCTGCTGGTAGAGCGGCTTGCTGAGCGCAACTCGCTTGGGCGAGAGAGCGCTGGTTTTGTTGGGCAACCGTTTTTACGAAGCGGCAAACAGCCCTGAGTGAGCGTGCCAGATGCGCTGGACAAACCCCTGAAGCTGCTGTCGAGCAGCGGGATTGCTAGGAGCAGGATCCACAAGAGCACCCAACAGCGGCAATAGCTCAGTATCTAGGGCAGGGCGAAAAAGCTGGGCAGGCCATAGCAGGTCTGCGCTCTGACGCAAGTCATGAAGCGTGCGGCCCTCTAGCGGATCTGCATAGGGCGAG
This genomic stretch from Geitlerinema sp. PCC 7407 harbors:
- a CDS encoding STAS domain-containing protein, translating into MVEDILPLLFANPLSSRMSLMQNVLIRPDVALLSPVGHINASNAEAFKQELTAVVSTGDWDAVLVDMAQVESLDSAGLMALVASLSLANTLNRRFALCSVSPSIRIIFELTQLDRAFAMFESVAAFEATLP